GCCCCAGTGATCGAACCAGCCGGCCCAATACTCGCCACAGAGCATCGGCGCGTTCGGGCGCGCGGCGCGGAGCGTTTCGAAGTTCGCGCGGGGATCGCCGGGACCGAACGTAAGCGCGATCGGCAGATCGGGCAGGCAGCCGCGCAGCGCGTCGGCCGGCTGATCGATCGTATAAAACGGCACGCCGTCGAAGCCGGCATCGACGAGCGCCGCGCGCAGCGCGCGAAGATAGTCCGTATCGTTGCCGAACGCGCCGTATTCGTTTTCGAGCTGCACGGCGACGATCGGACCCCCGCGCGAACGCAGCAGCGGTGCGAGTTGTTCGCCCAGATGGCGCAGCCAGCGCAGCACGGGCGCGAGATAGCGCTCGTCGGTGGTGCGAACGCGCGCACCGTCGGCGAGCAGCCACGCCGGCAATCCGCCGAAGTCCCATTCGGCGCAAACGTAGGGTCCCGGACGCAGGATGACGTCGAGCCCCGCCGCGGCCGCGAGCCGAACGAACCGTGCAACGTCACGCTGCCCGGAAAAATCGTATGACCCGCGCTGCTGTTCGTGCACGTTCCAGAACGTATAGGTGGAGATCGTGTCGAGCCCCATCGCCGCGGCCATCGCGAAGCGCGCCGCCCAATACTGATGCGGAATGCGGGGATAGTGGAGCTCGCCGGAGATGACCTGCCGCGCGCCGGTCATACGGCGCGAAGCCGCTCGGCCGCCGCTTCCGGCGTGAGATCGCGCTGCGGCTGCGCGAGCATTTCGTACCCCACCATGTACTTGCGTACGCTCGCCGATCGCAGCAGCGGCGGAAAGTAATGCGCGTGCGCGTGCCATTCATCGTGCACGCCTTCGCCGCTGGGTTGCTGATGCAGCCCCATCGAGTACGGAAACGGGGTGGCGAAGAGCCGGTCATAGCGCGCGGTGAGGTCGCGCATCGCGGCCGCGAGTGCGTCGCGCTCGGCGCTGGCGAAAGCGGCGAGGTTCGGGCGGTGACGGCGCGGCAGCACGAGCAGTTCGTACGGCCACGCGGCCCAAAACGGGACGAGCGCCGCGACGTGTTCGTTCGCATATACCGCGCGCGTGCCGTCGGTCACTTCGTGTTCCGCGTAGGCGCAGAGCAGACACGATCCGCGGCTGCGAAGATAGCCGGCTTGCGTGCGTGTCTCGACGGCAAGATCGTTCGGCACGTGTTCGTTGGTCCAAATCTGGCCGTGCGGATGCGGATTGCTGGCGCCCATCATCGCGCCGCGGTTTTCGAAGATCGTCACGGCGTTGATCTCGGGCTGCGCGCCCAGCTGCTCGGACTCCGCGGCCCAGACGTCGACGATGCGGCGAACGTCCGGCTGCGGCAGCGCGGCGAGATGGAGATCGTGCCGCGGCGAGAAACAGACGACGCGGCATCGGCCGCGCTCGCTGCGGGCGACGAGCAGTTCGTTTTCGTCCATCGATTCGTGCGGTGTTTGCGGCAGCAGCGCCGGAAAGTCGTTGTCGAAGACGTAGACGGAGTCGTAGCGCGGATTGCGCGCACCGTTCGCGCGTTCGTTGCCCGGACAGAGATAGCAGTGCGGATCGTAGGCCGGAACCGTAGCCGGCGGCGGCGTCTCGCGTTCGCCCAGCCACGGGCGCTCGGCGCGATGCGGCGAGACCAGCACCCACTGCGCGAGCAGCGGATTGTAGCGCCGGTGCGGTGCGTTCATCCATGCGGTCATGAGGCGACGTGCGCTCCGGCGGCCGGTGTTCCGTCGTAGAGATCGGGCGTGATGCTGGTGGCACGGCGGTAGCCATCGGCCAGCGCCGCCGCGAACGCATCGGCCGACGCCGCAGCGACGAGATTCACGGTGCAGCCGCCGAATCCGCCTCCGGTCATGCGTGCACCGTAACAGCCGTCGAGGCGCTGTGCGATCTCCACCAATGCGTCGAGTTCAACGCAGCTCACCTCGTAATCGTTCTTCAGGCTCGCGTGCGATTCGTCCATCAGCCGGCCCAGGCGCGGGAAGTTCGCTTCGCGTAATGCGACCGCGGCGTCGAGGACGCGAGCATCCTCGCTCACGACGTGCCGGCAGCGGCGGTAGATCACCTCGGGCAGATCGGCTTTGCAGCGCTCCAGCATCTCGAGCGAGACGTCGCGCAGCGCGCGAATCTCGGGGAAGCGCCGTTGCATCAGCGCGACGCCTTCTTCGCATTGCGCGCGGCGCTGGTTGTACTCGCTGCTCGCCAGTGCATGCTTCACCATCGTGTTGGCGACGATCAGCCGAGCACCGGCGCCGAAGGGAACGTGATCGACGGCGAGCGAGCGCGTATCGAGCATCAGCACATGGCCGGCGCGCGCGCACAGCACGGCGAACTGATCCATGATTCCGGCTCGGATACCGACGTGCTCGTGCTCCGAGCGCTGGGCGAGCAGCGCGAGCTCGGTTGGATCCATCGTGATGCCGCTCACCGCCAGCATCGCCAGCGCGATTGAGATCTCGAACGACGCCGACGAGCTCAGACCCGCTCCGATCGGAAGCGTCGCGGTCACGTCGAGAGCGGCTCCGTGCAGCGTCGCGCCGTGCTGCTCGAGTTCGATCAGGATGCCGCGCGCGTAATCGGTCCAGTCGCCGCGACGCGCGCGCGGTAACGCGCCGAGCGTGAAGAGCGCCGGCTGCCCGAAACGATCCGATCGAATCATCACCTCGCGATCGGTGCGCGGCCGGGCGTGCACGACCGTGTAGTATCCGATGGCGGCCGGCATCACGAACCCGTCGTTGTAGTCGGTATGCTCACCGATCAGATTGACGCGTCCCGGGGTGCGAACCTCGATCACGCGCGACTACGCTACTTGCAGTAGCCGCGATAGTAGTTCGTGAGAAATAAAGTGCTGCCGATCGTTCCCGCCGCGAGCGCTTGAATCGATGTGAGCGAGAAGAAGAGGAGCAAGACGAAAACCGACTTCATGGTGCAAACGTTCGCTGCAGTCCCTCGAATTCGCTGCTTCGCAGCGGAGCCTGTCCTGAGCGAGCGCAGCGAGTCGAAGGCCCCCTCGTTCTTTTTCGTCGATGAGCGAGTCAGGCGTGGGCCATTTGGCGCAGTTGTTTGAACAGCGGTTCGGCGGCCTCGGCCGGCGTGCGGAACGCGACGTTGAAACGATTGTAGCTATTGATGGTGGCGATGGCCCAGGTGAGCATCACCAACTCGCGATCGGTGAGCTCAGGGTGACGGGTTGCGGCGGTCCCTCGGCTACGCTCGGGATGACGACGTGGACTGAGCGAGATATTGATGCACGAGGGCGATGGCCATGCTGCCTTCGCCCACCGCGGCTGCGACGCGTTTGATCGAACCCGAGCGCACGTCACCGACCGCAAAAATCCCGGGCACCGTGGTTTCCAAGACATGCGGCGTCAGCACGAAGCCGCGCGCGTCGCGCTCGATCTCCGGCGGCAGCCACTGCGTTTCGGCATCGGCGCCGATCATCACGAACAGGGCGTCGGCGGATTGCCGGCTGGTCGTGTTCGTGGCGGTGTCGATCGTGGTAATCGCGTCGAGGTGCGTGTCGCCGTGCGCATCGGTCACTTCGGTGCGCGTTGCAACGTGGACGTTCGTCTTGGTCGCGAGCTGAACGATCAGGTAACGCGACATGCTCTTTTCCAGTGCGTCGCCGCGAACGAGCAGCGTTACCGAGCGCGCGCAACTCGCGAGATTGACCGCGGCTTGGCCGGCCGAATTGCCCGCACCCACGATAAAGACGTCCTTACCGTACAGCGAGCGAACTTCGTCCGGAGCGGCGCCATAGTAGACGCCGCGTCCGCGCAAGCGGTCGAGTGCCCGGACGTCGAGATGCCGCCACGACACGCCGGTTGCAAG
The DNA window shown above is from Candidatus Baltobacteraceae bacterium and carries:
- a CDS encoding UDP-glucose--hexose-1-phosphate uridylyltransferase, giving the protein MTAWMNAPHRRYNPLLAQWVLVSPHRAERPWLGERETPPPATVPAYDPHCYLCPGNERANGARNPRYDSVYVFDNDFPALLPQTPHESMDENELLVARSERGRCRVVCFSPRHDLHLAALPQPDVRRIVDVWAAESEQLGAQPEINAVTIFENRGAMMGASNPHPHGQIWTNEHVPNDLAVETRTQAGYLRSRGSCLLCAYAEHEVTDGTRAVYANEHVAALVPFWAAWPYELLVLPRRHRPNLAAFASAERDALAAAMRDLTARYDRLFATPFPYSMGLHQQPSGEGVHDEWHAHAHYFPPLLRSASVRKYMVGYEMLAQPQRDLTPEAAAERLRAV
- the galK gene encoding galactokinase; translated protein: MIEVRTPGRVNLIGEHTDYNDGFVMPAAIGYYTVVHARPRTDREVMIRSDRFGQPALFTLGALPRARRGDWTDYARGILIELEQHGATLHGAALDVTATLPIGAGLSSSASFEISIALAMLAVSGITMDPTELALLAQRSEHEHVGIRAGIMDQFAVLCARAGHVLMLDTRSLAVDHVPFGAGARLIVANTMVKHALASSEYNQRRAQCEEGVALMQRRFPEIRALRDVSLEMLERCKADLPEVIYRRCRHVVSEDARVLDAAVALREANFPRLGRLMDESHASLKNDYEVSCVELDALVEIAQRLDGCYGARMTGGGFGGCTVNLVAAASADAFAAALADGYRRATSITPDLYDGTPAAGAHVAS